A genomic region of Papaver somniferum cultivar HN1 chromosome 7, ASM357369v1, whole genome shotgun sequence contains the following coding sequences:
- the LOC113298449 gene encoding uncharacterized protein LOC113298449 isoform X1, with translation METERLEERHRNFIENKNEIMFNPRTGHPGYERDLLPSFERNVDEFRKMPGLHDLADVKGSKSNLKKKTKHSINPFIIPFCDEELVENETNLYTEEQHAEDLVAVVDSINCVENKSGNFTNPFLDPLSDEILSGKETELYTEEHGNSFRKVPGLDDLSDGEDSVNVAENKSANSTNPFLDPSCDDNLSQKKMELYTDKTVTECELPELIVCFKEGSYSIIKDICIDEGLPSVDKIFIENGAVPDKELFTCLEPDMKVSNELAKDMGHTTEPNIDCQIEMDGANQCVSELDEGNVKARDENMVSDDLKVQTRFLVEGCKIDSPYESCNIYGDDVQHNNDKDLSFVEREESLTIASKEKDRVESGFPIQECDNNNSSRVSCDTDGSVSQRQSYEDMSEDGGSANSLRSSTAAQEDESTNSNQVGEDETAGTVTLDSDSLPPPTTSGREEDPNTQKSEFQRAIHTVNILGLEEDSQTASSRSFFIQHGHGESSFSSAGPFSGPLAYTDPASYSGSISHRSDSSTTSTRSFAFPVLHSEWNSSPVKMVKPDRRHLRKHRGWKLCFPCCRY, from the exons ATGGAGACTGAAAGATTAGAAGAGAGGCATAGAAATTTCattgaaaacaaaaatgaaatcatGTTTAATCCGAGAACCGGTCACCCTGGATACGAGAGAGATCTATTGCCTAGTTTTGAACGGAATGTAGATGAATTCAGGAAGATGCCAGGTCTGCATGATTTGGCAGATGTTAAAGGTTCTAAAAGTAACTTAAAAAAGAAGACTAAACATTCTATCAACCCTTTTATTATTCCTTTCTGTGATGAGGAATTGGTTGAGAATGAGACAAATTTGTATACGGAGGAACAACATGCAGAGGATTTAGTCGCTGTCGTAGACTCAATTAACTGTGTCGAAAACAAATCTGGAAATTTTACCAACCCGTTTCTTGACCCTCTTAGTGATGAGATACTGTCAGGGAAAGAAACAGAGTTGTACACTGAAGAACATGGGAATAGTTTCAGGAAGGTACCAGGTCTGGATGATTTAAGCGATGGCGAAGATTCAGTAAATGTTGCTGAAAACAAGTCTGCAAATTCTACTAACCCATTTCTTGATCCTTCCTGTGATGACAATTTGTCTCAGAAAAAAATGGAACTCTATACTGATAAAACTGTGACAGAATGTGAACTGCCAGAGCTAATTGTTTGTTTCAAAGAGGGATCTTATAGCATCATCAAGGATATTTGCATTGATGAGGGACTTCCTTctgtagacaaaatttttatagAAAATGGTGCAGTGCCAGATAAGGAATTGTTCACCTGCCTCGAACCAGATATGAAAGTAAGCAATGAGTTGGCAAAAGATATGGGACACACAACAGAGCCTAATATCGATTGTCAAATTGAGATGGATGGTGCCAACCAATGTGTGTCTGAATTAGATGAAGGAAATGTCAAAGCAAGAGATGAGAATATGGTCTCCGACGATTTAAAGGTTCAAACCAGATTTTTGGTAGAAGGTTGCAAAATTGACTCCCCATATGAATCATGCAATATTTATGGCGACGATGTTCAGCATAATAATGATAAGGATCTTTCTTTTGTTGAAAGAGAAGAGAGTCTGACTATAGCCTCCAAAGAGAAGGACAGGGTTGAAAGTGGATTTCCCATACAAGAGTGTGACAACAATAACTCCTCGCGTGTATCATGTGACACTGATGGCAGCGTAAGTCAACGGCAATCTTATGAG GATATGAGTGAAGATGGAGGGTCTGCAAACTCCTTGAGGTCATCTACTGCCGCACAAGAAGATGAATCAACTAACAGCAACCAAGTCGGTGAGGATGAGACTGCTGGGACTGTTACCTTGGATTCTGATTCCTTGCCGCCACCAACAACAAGTGGCAGGGAAGAAGATCCAAATACACAGAAGAGTGAATTTCAACGAGCTATTCACACTGTAAATATATTGGGTCTTGAAGAAGATTCGCAGACAGCTTCAAGCCGTAGCTTCTTTATTCAACATGGTCATGGAGAATCCAGTTTCTCGTCTGCAGGTCCTTTTTCAGGTCCACTAGCTTACACAGATCCTGCATCATATTCAGGTAGCATATCCCACCGGTCAGATAGCAGCACAACCAGTACAAGATCCTTCGCTTTCCCCGT ATTACATTCAGAGTGGAATAGCAGCCCAGTCAAAATGGTGAAACCTGATCGAAGACATTTGCGAAAGCACCGGGGTTGGAAGTTGTGTTTTCCCTGTTGTAGATACTGA
- the LOC113298449 gene encoding uncharacterized protein LOC113298449 isoform X2 — METERLEERHRNFIENKNEIMFNPRTGHPGYERDLLPSFERNVDEFRKMPGLHDLADVKGSKSNLKKKTKHSINPFIIPFCDEELVENETNLYTEEQHAEDLVAVVDSINCVENKSGNFTNPFLDPLSDEILSGKETELYTEEHGNSFRKVPGLDDLSDGEDSVNVAENKSANSTNPFLDPSCDDNLSQKKMELYTDKTVTECELPELIVCFKEGSYSIIKDICIDEGLPSVDKIFIENGAVPDKELFTCLEPDMKVSNELAKDMGHTTEPNIDCQIEMDGANQCVSELDEGNVKARDENMVSDDLKVQTRFLVEGCKIDSPYESCNIYGDDVQHNNDKDLSFVEREESLTIASKEKDRVESGFPIQECDNNNSSRVSCDTDGSVSQRQSYEDMSEDGGSANSLRSSTAAQEDESTNSNQVGEDETAGTVTLDSDSLPPPTTSGREEDPNTQKSEFQRAIHTVNILGLEEDSQTASSRSFFIQHGHGESSFSSAGPFSGPLAYTDPASYSGSISHRSDSSTTSTRSFAFPVIPQTFI; from the exons ATGGAGACTGAAAGATTAGAAGAGAGGCATAGAAATTTCattgaaaacaaaaatgaaatcatGTTTAATCCGAGAACCGGTCACCCTGGATACGAGAGAGATCTATTGCCTAGTTTTGAACGGAATGTAGATGAATTCAGGAAGATGCCAGGTCTGCATGATTTGGCAGATGTTAAAGGTTCTAAAAGTAACTTAAAAAAGAAGACTAAACATTCTATCAACCCTTTTATTATTCCTTTCTGTGATGAGGAATTGGTTGAGAATGAGACAAATTTGTATACGGAGGAACAACATGCAGAGGATTTAGTCGCTGTCGTAGACTCAATTAACTGTGTCGAAAACAAATCTGGAAATTTTACCAACCCGTTTCTTGACCCTCTTAGTGATGAGATACTGTCAGGGAAAGAAACAGAGTTGTACACTGAAGAACATGGGAATAGTTTCAGGAAGGTACCAGGTCTGGATGATTTAAGCGATGGCGAAGATTCAGTAAATGTTGCTGAAAACAAGTCTGCAAATTCTACTAACCCATTTCTTGATCCTTCCTGTGATGACAATTTGTCTCAGAAAAAAATGGAACTCTATACTGATAAAACTGTGACAGAATGTGAACTGCCAGAGCTAATTGTTTGTTTCAAAGAGGGATCTTATAGCATCATCAAGGATATTTGCATTGATGAGGGACTTCCTTctgtagacaaaatttttatagAAAATGGTGCAGTGCCAGATAAGGAATTGTTCACCTGCCTCGAACCAGATATGAAAGTAAGCAATGAGTTGGCAAAAGATATGGGACACACAACAGAGCCTAATATCGATTGTCAAATTGAGATGGATGGTGCCAACCAATGTGTGTCTGAATTAGATGAAGGAAATGTCAAAGCAAGAGATGAGAATATGGTCTCCGACGATTTAAAGGTTCAAACCAGATTTTTGGTAGAAGGTTGCAAAATTGACTCCCCATATGAATCATGCAATATTTATGGCGACGATGTTCAGCATAATAATGATAAGGATCTTTCTTTTGTTGAAAGAGAAGAGAGTCTGACTATAGCCTCCAAAGAGAAGGACAGGGTTGAAAGTGGATTTCCCATACAAGAGTGTGACAACAATAACTCCTCGCGTGTATCATGTGACACTGATGGCAGCGTAAGTCAACGGCAATCTTATGAG GATATGAGTGAAGATGGAGGGTCTGCAAACTCCTTGAGGTCATCTACTGCCGCACAAGAAGATGAATCAACTAACAGCAACCAAGTCGGTGAGGATGAGACTGCTGGGACTGTTACCTTGGATTCTGATTCCTTGCCGCCACCAACAACAAGTGGCAGGGAAGAAGATCCAAATACACAGAAGAGTGAATTTCAACGAGCTATTCACACTGTAAATATATTGGGTCTTGAAGAAGATTCGCAGACAGCTTCAAGCCGTAGCTTCTTTATTCAACATGGTCATGGAGAATCCAGTTTCTCGTCTGCAGGTCCTTTTTCAGGTCCACTAGCTTACACAGATCCTGCATCATATTCAGGTAGCATATCCCACCGGTCAGATAGCAGCACAACCAGTACAAGATCCTTCGCTTTCCCCGT AATCCCACAAACATTTATTTAA